The Bradyrhizobium sp. WBAH42 genome includes a window with the following:
- a CDS encoding ABC transporter ATP-binding protein translates to MSTAPLLDVRDLEQRYTLPRESLFRPPGQVRALNGVSVQVQAGKSLGIVGESGSGKSTFARVVMALERPTSGQVALLGRDLNRLPADELRRARRDFQMVFQDPYGSLDPRQTIARIVAEPLTVLEGAVRTTFRDRVAAVLRQVGLRDADMEKYPHEFSGGQRQRIAIARALITQPKLIVADEPVSALDVSVQAQVLNLMQDLQEQFGLSYILISHDLAVVDYLCDEVAVMYLGRIVEQGRPEDLFERGAHPYTRALLDAVPRARAGGGRRRRGAQAIASQSAATAGCPYAARCALADQHCREVPPALRKVGEGHLAACHKAEAVMALPQAAMEG, encoded by the coding sequence ATGAGCACCGCGCCGCTTCTCGACGTCCGGGATCTCGAACAGCGCTACACGCTGCCGCGCGAGAGCCTGTTCCGACCGCCGGGGCAGGTGCGCGCGCTCAACGGTGTCAGCGTGCAGGTCCAGGCCGGCAAGAGCCTCGGCATCGTCGGCGAGTCCGGCTCCGGCAAGTCCACCTTCGCGCGCGTCGTGATGGCGCTGGAGCGGCCCACGTCAGGGCAGGTCGCACTGCTCGGGCGTGATCTCAATCGCCTGCCGGCCGACGAGCTGCGCCGCGCCCGGCGCGATTTCCAGATGGTGTTCCAGGACCCCTATGGCTCGCTCGATCCGCGCCAGACCATCGCGCGGATCGTCGCCGAGCCGCTGACCGTGCTGGAAGGTGCCGTCCGCACCACGTTCCGCGACCGCGTCGCAGCGGTGTTGCGCCAGGTCGGCTTGCGCGATGCGGACATGGAAAAATATCCGCACGAATTCTCCGGCGGCCAGCGCCAGCGCATCGCCATTGCGCGTGCGCTGATCACCCAGCCGAAGCTGATCGTCGCCGACGAGCCCGTCTCCGCACTCGACGTCTCCGTGCAGGCCCAGGTGCTGAACCTGATGCAGGACCTCCAGGAGCAGTTCGGCCTGAGCTACATCCTGATCAGCCACGATCTCGCCGTGGTCGACTATCTCTGCGACGAGGTCGCGGTGATGTATCTCGGCCGCATCGTCGAGCAGGGGCGGCCGGAGGATTTGTTCGAGCGCGGCGCCCATCCCTATACGCGGGCGCTGCTGGATGCGGTGCCGCGGGCGCGTGCCGGGGGTGGCCGGCGCCGGCGCGGGGCCCAGGCGATCGCCTCGCAATCGGCCGCGACGGCCGGATGCCCCTATGCCGCGCGCTGCGCCCTTGCCGACCAGCATTGCCGCGAGGTTCCGCCTGCGTTACGCAAGGTGGGCGAGGGACACCTTGCCGCCTGCCACAAGGCCGAGGCCGTGATGGCGTTGCCGCAGGCGGCCATGGAAGGTTAG
- a CDS encoding ABC transporter ATP-binding protein gives MAERANMPLIEVDNLGVRLNTSRGPAQAVRGVSFALKRGETLGLVGESGCGKSVTALSLMGLLPDSAVVTGSIKLDGDELVGLADADYCRLRGNRISMIFQEPMTALNPMHTIGNQVAEPLRRHKKYSAAQARKEAIALLDRVGLPDPARRVDAYPHQFSGGQRQRITIAMALACEPDLLIADEPTTALDVTIQGQILDLIDDLVEERGMSMILISHDLGVIAENVQRMMVMYGGTVVESGPTNEVFRRMGHPYTQGLFRARPKLGARKGTRLKTISGTVPELADLPSGCTFSDRCPLVIDQCRGALPPMVGVGPGHFARCIRTDVSMAERVGALTA, from the coding sequence ATGGCCGAGCGCGCCAACATGCCGCTGATCGAAGTCGACAATCTCGGCGTCCGCCTCAACACCAGCCGTGGGCCGGCGCAGGCCGTGCGCGGTGTCAGCTTTGCGCTGAAGCGCGGCGAGACGCTTGGGCTCGTCGGCGAGTCCGGCTGCGGCAAGTCGGTCACGGCGTTGTCGTTGATGGGGCTGCTGCCGGACAGTGCCGTCGTCACCGGCAGCATCAAGCTGGACGGCGACGAGCTCGTCGGACTTGCGGATGCCGATTACTGTCGCCTGCGCGGCAACCGCATCAGCATGATCTTCCAGGAGCCGATGACTGCGCTCAACCCGATGCACACGATCGGCAACCAGGTCGCCGAGCCGCTGCGGCGTCATAAGAAATATTCGGCGGCGCAGGCGCGCAAAGAGGCGATCGCCTTGCTCGACCGCGTCGGGCTGCCTGACCCCGCACGTCGTGTCGATGCCTATCCGCATCAGTTCTCCGGCGGCCAGCGTCAGCGCATCACCATCGCGATGGCGCTTGCCTGCGAGCCGGACCTGTTGATCGCGGACGAGCCGACCACCGCGCTCGACGTCACCATCCAGGGTCAGATCCTGGATCTCATCGACGACCTCGTCGAGGAGCGCGGCATGTCGATGATCCTGATCTCGCACGATCTCGGCGTCATCGCCGAGAACGTCCAGCGCATGATGGTGATGTATGGCGGCACCGTCGTCGAGAGCGGGCCGACCAACGAAGTCTTCCGTCGCATGGGCCATCCCTACACGCAGGGCCTGTTCCGTGCCCGGCCCAAGCTCGGCGCGCGCAAGGGGACGCGGCTGAAGACGATCTCGGGCACGGTGCCGGAACTCGCCGATCTGCCGTCCGGCTGCACCTTCTCCGATCGCTGTCCGCTCGTGATCGACCAGTGCCGCGGCGCGCTGCCGCCGATGGTGGGTGTCGGACCCGGCCATTTTGCGCGCTGCATCCGAACGGACGTGTCGATGGCCGAACGCGTCGGAGCGCTGACCGCATGA